A stretch of the Fusobacterium varium genome encodes the following:
- a CDS encoding chromate transporter: MIYMQLFLSFFKIGMFSIGGGYAAMPLIQNEVVTLHNWLTMKEFADIITISQMTPGPIAINSATFVGIQIAGFPGAVVATSGCVTPSFIIVLSIAMVYFKYRKLTVINGILEGLRPAVVSLIASAGVSMVILAFLGENDINFKDIHINYFSVFLFGICMFFLRKFKLNPTYVMFGSGVVGGIVYGLMGGM, from the coding sequence ATGATATACATGCAATTATTTTTAAGTTTTTTTAAAATAGGAATGTTTAGTATAGGTGGTGGTTATGCTGCTATGCCTCTCATTCAGAATGAAGTTGTAACACTTCATAATTGGCTTACTATGAAAGAATTTGCAGATATAATAACTATTTCTCAAATGACACCAGGACCAATTGCCATAAATAGTGCTACATTTGTTGGGATACAAATAGCAGGGTTTCCTGGAGCTGTAGTAGCAACATCGGGATGTGTAACACCTTCATTTATTATTGTTTTATCAATAGCAATGGTATATTTTAAATATCGAAAATTAACTGTTATAAATGGAATTCTTGAAGGTTTAAGACCTGCTGTAGTTTCATTAATAGCTTCTGCTGGAGTTTCAATGGTTATATTGGCTTTTTTAGGTGAAAATGACATAAACTTTAAAGATATCCACATAAACTATTTTTCTGTATTTTTGTTTGGAATATGTATGTTTTTCTTAAGAAAGTTCAAACTTAATCCAACTTATGTCATGTTTGGAAGTGGTGTTGTTGGAGGTATTGTATATGGTCTTATGGGAGGAATGTAA
- a CDS encoding putative transcriptional regulator has protein sequence MTIRHMKIFIMVYECNSITLAAKKLFVAQPAVSFAIKELEEYYGVKFFDRISKKLYITEKGKEFFNYSSQIINLVEEMENRIKNSDKLGILKIGSSLTIGKYFLNNYIKKFQQIYPLIQTNICIENSNKIEEKILDNLLDIGLIEGIVHSDSIISETFFEDKLVFICNKLHPYAKKQKLLFKDILKENFILREKGSGVRELFNSFLTSRELVIKPGWESISTGAIINAVKNNMGISLLSYQMVKKEIERGEIAVLNIKDTELKRKFNIIYHKNKFITPSIKKFINICKDV, from the coding sequence ATGACAATACGGCATATGAAAATATTTATAATGGTTTATGAATGCAATAGTATAACTTTAGCTGCAAAAAAACTTTTTGTTGCTCAACCAGCAGTAAGTTTTGCTATAAAAGAGTTAGAAGAATACTATGGAGTAAAATTTTTTGACAGAATATCTAAAAAATTATATATTACAGAAAAAGGGAAAGAATTTTTTAATTATTCTTCTCAAATAATAAACTTAGTTGAAGAAATGGAAAATAGAATAAAAAACAGTGATAAATTAGGTATTTTAAAAATCGGTTCAAGTTTAACCATTGGAAAATATTTTTTAAATAATTATATAAAAAAATTTCAACAAATATATCCACTTATTCAAACAAATATATGTATTGAAAATTCAAATAAAATTGAAGAAAAAATATTAGATAATCTTTTAGATATTGGACTTATAGAAGGAATTGTTCATTCTGACAGTATTATATCTGAAACTTTTTTTGAAGATAAATTAGTTTTTATCTGCAATAAACTTCACCCCTATGCAAAAAAACAAAAACTATTATTTAAAGATATTTTAAAAGAAAATTTTATATTAAGAGAAAAGGGAAGTGGAGTAAGAGAGTTATTCAATAGTTTCCTTACTTCTAGAGAATTGGTAATAAAACCTGGTTGGGAAAGTATAAGTACAGGGGCAATAATTAATGCAGTGAAAAACAATATGGGAATATCTTTACTTTCATATCAAATGGTAAAAAAAGAAATAGAACGTGGAGAAATCGCAGTATTAAATATAAAAGATACAGAATTGAAAAGAAAGTTTAATATAATTTATCATAAAAATAAATTTATAACTCCATCAATAAAAAAATTTATCAATATCTGTAAAGATGTTTAA
- a CDS encoding alpha/beta hydrolase, which translates to MKFSYIDEGKGEILVFVHSYLWDKEMWRPQIEELKKDFRCIALDLPNHGDSENTTEQSSLRELAEQISNFLKELKIEKYSYIGLSVGGMLAPYIYNLDKNKINKMVVMDSYVGEEPIETKELYFSMLDGIEKIKCIPDTLIEKIAPMFFSPSIDKSGILYKSFVEKLKTIQGEKVEGIVKLGKAIFGRENALNLLSDIEVPTYFVVGEYDIPRPYNESVEMATYMKKSKVLKIKNAGHISNLENVEEASRILVDILK; encoded by the coding sequence ATGAAATTTTCTTATATTGATGAAGGCAAAGGAGAGATTCTTGTATTTGTTCATTCTTATCTTTGGGATAAAGAGATGTGGAGACCTCAAATAGAAGAATTGAAAAAAGATTTTAGATGTATTGCACTTGATCTTCCAAACCATGGAGATTCAGAAAATACTACAGAACAAAGTTCTCTGAGAGAATTAGCAGAACAAATTTCCAATTTCTTAAAAGAATTGAAAATTGAAAAATATTCTTATATAGGACTTTCTGTAGGAGGAATGTTGGCACCTTATATTTACAATCTGGATAAAAATAAAATAAATAAAATGGTAGTTATGGATTCTTATGTTGGAGAAGAGCCAATAGAAACAAAAGAACTATATTTTTCTATGTTGGATGGAATAGAAAAAATTAAATGTATTCCAGATACACTTATTGAAAAAATTGCACCAATGTTTTTCAGTCCTTCAATAGATAAATCAGGAATATTATATAAATCGTTTGTTGAAAAATTAAAGACAATACAAGGGGAAAAGGTTGAAGGAATAGTTAAATTAGGAAAGGCAATTTTTGGAAGAGAAAATGCTTTGAATCTTTTGAGTGATATAGAAGTACCAACATATTTTGTAGTTGGTGAATATGATATTCCAAGACCATATAATGAGTCAGTAGAGATGGCTACCTATATGAAAAAGTCAAAAGTATTAAAAATAAAAAATGCAGGGCATATTTCTAACTTGGAAAATGTTGAAGAAGCAAGCAGAATACTAGTGGATATCTTAAAATAA
- a CDS encoding amino acid/polyamine transporter, with protein MGTNESSELKREIGVFGGISIIGGIMIGAGIFYIGSYVLMRVGMNIGLALICWLIGGLISLMGGLCFAELGSMMPKAGGSTVYLNEAYHPVVGFMSGMSSCLLAGPGSIAGLSIALIVSFRTFFTISDVGVKALAVMLIVFLTICNCYGVKRASILQNVSMVAKLIPILLIMISALFMGNIFPDVSLSTVNEAAQSTGRSVIGMIAFAVVATLWAYDGWQNLNSLAEEIKEPQRNLPLSLAIGIGGVIILYMLFNFSIFRVLPMEDIKNMIAKGDYYLGTEVARRIFGNTGAVIVVVGMILAIFGSLNGLILSGPRIYYALAKEGHFFKMFLNVHPVYKVPTNAIIAQAIVSITLVLSRNLEQLATLVVFTGMIFKLLTILSVVVFRKKYPNMERPYKVIAYPVTVIITSLVFLGLILNNLAKDPVNSILSCVVQVFAVALYMYFDRKIKKEKIDTEA; from the coding sequence ATGGGTACAAATGAGAGTTCAGAATTAAAAAGAGAAATAGGGGTATTTGGTGGAATTAGTATTATTGGCGGAATAATGATAGGAGCAGGAATATTTTACATTGGTTCTTATGTACTGATGAGAGTAGGTATGAATATTGGATTAGCATTAATTTGCTGGCTAATAGGAGGACTTATAAGCTTAATGGGAGGATTGTGTTTTGCTGAACTTGGAAGTATGATGCCTAAAGCTGGAGGATCTACAGTATATTTGAATGAAGCTTACCATCCAGTAGTTGGATTTATGTCAGGAATGTCTTCATGTCTGCTTGCAGGACCTGGGTCGATAGCGGGACTTTCAATAGCATTGATTGTATCATTCAGAACATTTTTTACTATAAGTGATGTGGGAGTAAAAGCATTGGCAGTAATGCTTATAGTTTTTCTTACTATATGCAATTGTTATGGTGTAAAAAGAGCTTCAATACTTCAGAATGTATCAATGGTGGCAAAATTAATACCTATTCTTTTAATCATGATATCGGCTTTATTTATGGGAAATATTTTTCCAGATGTTTCGCTATCTACAGTAAATGAAGCAGCTCAAAGTACAGGAAGAAGTGTAATAGGTATGATAGCTTTTGCTGTAGTTGCAACTTTATGGGCATATGATGGATGGCAGAATCTAAATTCTCTGGCTGAAGAAATAAAAGAGCCTCAAAGAAATCTGCCTCTGTCCTTAGCAATTGGAATTGGTGGAGTAATAATATTATATATGCTGTTTAATTTTTCTATATTTCGTGTACTTCCAATGGAAGATATTAAAAATATGATTGCTAAAGGAGATTACTATTTAGGAACAGAGGTTGCCAGAAGAATATTTGGAAATACAGGAGCAGTAATAGTTGTTGTAGGAATGATACTGGCTATCTTTGGTTCGCTGAATGGATTGATATTATCAGGACCACGTATCTATTATGCTTTGGCAAAAGAAGGACATTTTTTTAAAATGTTTCTAAATGTGCACCCAGTATATAAAGTTCCAACAAATGCAATAATAGCTCAAGCAATAGTTTCGATAACTCTTGTATTATCACGTAATTTGGAACAATTGGCTACTTTAGTTGTATTTACTGGAATGATTTTTAAACTTTTAACAATATTATCGGTTGTTGTATTTCGTAAAAAATACCCAAATATGGAACGTCCATATAAGGTAATAGCTTACCCTGTAACAGTTATCATAACATCTCTGGTATTTTTAGGATTGATATTAAACAATCTTGCAAAAGATCCAGTAAACTCTATTTTGAGTTGTGTGGTACAAGTATTTGCAGTAGCTTTATATATGTATTTTGATAGAAAAATTAAAAAAGAAAAAATAGATACAGAAGCATAG
- the xpt gene encoding xanthine phosphoribosyltransferase, whose protein sequence is MKLLKEYIEKNGKAIGTNILKVDSFLNHQIDPNLMMAMGEEFKRRFENQGVNKILTIEASGIAIGLAAAYAFNVPLVFAKKKIPSTMGDFYTANVFSFTKNKDYTICVAKEFLTSNDKVLIVDDFLAMGNAVLGLKTLVESAGAEVIGAGIAVEKGFQQGEKLLIDNGVKVEALAVVDSLENGIIKFR, encoded by the coding sequence ATGAAATTATTAAAAGAATATATAGAGAAAAATGGTAAAGCCATTGGGACAAATATTCTAAAAGTAGATAGTTTTTTAAACCATCAGATAGATCCCAATCTAATGATGGCTATGGGAGAAGAATTCAAAAGAAGATTTGAAAATCAGGGAGTTAATAAAATACTTACAATAGAGGCTTCAGGAATTGCAATAGGTTTAGCTGCTGCTTACGCCTTCAACGTTCCACTTGTTTTTGCTAAAAAGAAAATTCCTTCTACTATGGGAGATTTTTATACAGCTAATGTATTTTCATTTACTAAAAATAAAGATTATACAATCTGTGTAGCTAAAGAGTTTTTGACATCTAATGATAAAGTTCTTATTGTTGATGATTTTCTGGCTATGGGAAATGCTGTGTTAGGACTTAAAACATTAGTTGAATCTGCTGGTGCTGAAGTTATTGGTGCTGGTATAGCAGTAGAAAAAGGATTCCAGCAGGGTGAAAAGTTATTAATTGATAATGGTGTCAAAGTTGAAGCTCTAGCTGTAGTTGATTCTCTTGAGAATGGTATTATCAAATTTAGATAA
- a CDS encoding chromate transporter — MSVQKREKNFYRKLFLSTFYISSFTFGGGFVIIPLMRKKFVEEYRWMKDTQMLDLIAIAQSSPGAIAVNASIIIGYRLSGIMGAVVATVATVLPPLIILSIISLFYLAFKENLIVNAVMKGMQAGVAAVIIDVVYSMASQVIKSKHLLPISMMILVFIATYFLKINIILIIVVCGIIGALHSNFILKRRK, encoded by the coding sequence ATGTCTGTACAAAAACGCGAAAAAAATTTTTACCGAAAATTATTTTTATCTACATTTTATATCAGTAGTTTTACTTTTGGGGGAGGGTTTGTAATAATTCCTTTAATGAGGAAAAAGTTTGTTGAGGAATATCGGTGGATGAAAGATACTCAAATGCTTGATTTAATAGCAATAGCCCAGTCTTCTCCAGGAGCAATAGCTGTAAATGCTTCAATAATAATAGGTTATCGTCTCAGTGGTATTATGGGTGCAGTAGTTGCTACTGTTGCTACAGTGTTGCCGCCTTTAATAATTCTTTCAATAATCTCTCTTTTTTATTTAGCATTCAAAGAAAATTTAATTGTAAATGCAGTAATGAAAGGCATGCAGGCCGGAGTGGCAGCTGTAATCATTGATGTAGTCTATTCAATGGCTTCGCAGGTAATAAAATCAAAACATCTTCTGCCTATCAGTATGATGATATTGGTTTTTATTGCAACTTATTTTCTTAAAATAAATATAATTTTAATAATAGTAGTTTGTGGAATTATTGGTGCACTTCATAGTAATTTTATATTAAAAAGGAGAAAATAA
- a CDS encoding putative diguanylate cyclase, giving the protein MKIYNRSNRYFLLVISFFFIIFVSLFFIGKSLNSFYKNEIEIYKKNLEHSSVQQSSIIENHLKNNMKILESAAGTFIFEKNLETNEIIEITKNIKKLGKFDRVFLIKKDGEAIFSTGDIFNISEKNYFKKLVKAENEIAEIKDTLFNENTNLVIVSVPIIKNNRVEGAICGTYRIATFSSILYESIKEENGFVLLLNDSQEFILNFSIKDKEIKEKNMWEFLSNVEIKNSSAMEKVKHNILDLKSGFLEYSYNGKEEFAYYTPLGINNWYVISITSALEAQKRLKYIEQLIYDLSVKILIAFILGLIPVAYFNKKIKEELELDREIFHIAMDKTSNIVFEYNKDTKTILFKNTVTENHSLSRILNKDKILKNIPESLIENNYICEESISEYLKMFEKISNPEMKSVSGVLRVNNKDYKTWERLSLTNILDKDKNIICTVGVVENVTEEKENEQLLFTEKQYREVLMEDNSTTYEVNISKNLINLLNDSTKKRSYDEYLEDFTKEKIFPDDIENIKKICSRENMIRSYNEGKTEFKLDYRIKDKNGNYKWEECKIRLVKKLDTEELKGIVLVKDISNMKELIEISEKDSLTALYNRRTIKIMIEEALSKPLENEKNFHAFLLLDLDNFKTLNDRLGHIMGDSALKEVADKLEGYFKENGITGRLGGDEFIVFIKNLTSVKELTKILNEILKDLSITYTCSGISVAISASIGVTIVPKDGKSFQELYRKSDIALYYVKNNQKNSFAFYKN; this is encoded by the coding sequence ATGAAAATTTATAACAGATCAAATAGGTATTTTTTATTGGTTATTAGCTTTTTCTTTATAATTTTTGTCTCTCTTTTTTTTATTGGAAAATCACTAAATAGTTTTTATAAAAATGAAATAGAAATATATAAAAAAAACTTAGAACACTCTTCAGTTCAGCAAAGTTCTATTATAGAAAATCACTTGAAAAATAATATGAAAATATTGGAGAGTGCAGCTGGTACTTTTATATTTGAAAAAAATTTAGAAACCAATGAAATTATTGAAATTACTAAAAATATTAAAAAATTGGGAAAGTTTGACAGAGTCTTTTTAATAAAAAAAGATGGAGAAGCAATTTTTTCAACAGGAGATATTTTTAATATATCAGAAAAAAACTATTTTAAAAAATTAGTAAAGGCAGAAAATGAAATAGCAGAAATAAAAGATACTTTATTTAATGAAAATACAAATTTAGTCATAGTTTCTGTTCCAATCATAAAAAATAACAGAGTAGAAGGAGCAATATGTGGAACATATAGAATTGCTACTTTTTCCTCTATATTATATGAAAGCATAAAAGAGGAAAATGGCTTTGTTCTATTGCTGAATGATTCACAAGAATTTATATTAAATTTTTCCATTAAGGATAAAGAAATAAAGGAAAAAAATATGTGGGAATTTTTATCAAATGTTGAAATAAAAAATTCCAGTGCAATGGAAAAAGTAAAGCATAATATTTTAGATTTAAAAAGTGGTTTTTTAGAATATTCTTATAATGGAAAAGAGGAATTTGCATATTATACACCCTTAGGGATAAATAACTGGTATGTAATCTCAATTACTTCCGCATTAGAAGCTCAAAAACGTTTGAAATATATAGAACAGTTAATTTATGATCTTTCAGTAAAGATATTAATTGCTTTCATTCTTGGATTAATTCCTGTTGCATATTTTAATAAAAAAATTAAAGAAGAATTAGAACTTGATAGAGAAATTTTTCATATTGCAATGGATAAGACTTCAAATATAGTTTTTGAATATAATAAAGATACAAAAACTATTTTATTTAAAAATACAGTCACAGAAAATCATAGTTTAAGCAGGATACTTAATAAAGATAAAATATTAAAAAATATTCCAGAAAGTCTGATTGAAAATAATTATATATGTGAAGAGTCTATTTCGGAATATTTGAAAATGTTTGAGAAGATATCCAATCCAGAAATGAAAAGTGTGTCTGGAGTTTTAAGAGTTAACAACAAGGATTATAAAACATGGGAAAGGTTATCTTTGACAAATATACTTGATAAAGATAAAAATATAATATGCACTGTTGGAGTAGTAGAAAATGTTACTGAAGAAAAAGAAAACGAACAACTATTATTTACAGAAAAACAATATCGTGAGGTATTGATGGAAGATAATAGTACTACATATGAAGTAAATATATCTAAGAATTTGATAAATCTACTTAATGATTCTACTAAAAAAAGAAGCTATGATGAGTATTTAGAAGACTTTACTAAAGAAAAAATATTTCCAGATGATATTGAAAACATAAAAAAAATCTGTTCAAGAGAAAATATGATAAGGTCATATAATGAAGGAAAAACTGAATTTAAACTAGATTATCGTATAAAAGATAAAAATGGAAATTATAAATGGGAAGAGTGTAAAATTAGACTAGTAAAAAAACTTGATACTGAAGAGTTAAAAGGAATAGTTTTAGTAAAAGATATTTCTAATATGAAAGAATTGATTGAAATTTCAGAAAAAGATTCACTAACTGCTTTATATAATCGGAGAACTATAAAAATAATGATAGAGGAAGCTTTAAGCAAACCATTAGAAAATGAGAAAAATTTTCATGCTTTTTTACTCCTGGACTTAGATAATTTTAAAACGCTGAATGATAGACTTGGGCATATTATGGGAGATAGTGCTTTAAAAGAAGTAGCTGATAAACTAGAGGGATATTTTAAAGAAAATGGAATTACTGGAAGATTAGGAGGAGATGAATTTATAGTTTTTATAAAAAATCTTACGTCTGTTAAAGAACTGACTAAAATACTTAATGAAATCTTAAAGGATTTGAGTATAACATATACTTGTTCTGGTATATCAGTAGCAATTTCTGCTTCAATAGGGGTAACTATTGTTCCTAAAGATGGAAAATCTTTTCAAGAATTATATAGAAAATCAGATATAGCATTATATTATGTAAAGAATAATCAAAAGAATAGTTTTGCATTTTATAAGAATTAA
- a CDS encoding putative cystathionine beta-lyase has protein sequence MKYCFDEKIDRSKNHSAKWAELGKKFGTDDLFPMWIADMDIKTAPEIVQAMKEKVEQEIFGYVYRPDSYYKSAADWLERRFGYKISEKTLIHSPGVVPSLSILVRLMTKENEKILIQTPVYYPFAETIKDNNRTLVTNELARDENGYYTMNFTDLEEKLSDEKVTLFILCSPHNPVGRVWKKEELAKVGELCLKYNVRIIADEIWRDITMPGVTHTPLASISKEIEDITITCFSPTKTFNIAGLQASFATFPRKEELERFDRELGILDIKRNNPFSLVAFETAYTKCDEWVNQLNEFLNSNMDYTIEFIKNRIPEVKICKAEGTYLLWLDFSSLGFTKEELSEFMKREAKVAMDDGYWFGDNGIGYERMNIACPKYMLEEGLTRIEKAVKSLRK, from the coding sequence ATGAAATATTGTTTTGATGAAAAAATTGATAGAAGTAAAAATCATTCAGCTAAATGGGCAGAATTAGGAAAAAAATTTGGAACAGATGATTTATTCCCAATGTGGATAGCAGATATGGATATAAAAACAGCTCCTGAAATAGTTCAGGCAATGAAAGAAAAAGTAGAACAGGAAATATTTGGATATGTCTACAGACCAGATTCTTATTATAAAAGTGCAGCAGACTGGTTAGAAAGAAGATTTGGGTATAAAATATCTGAAAAAACTCTTATTCATAGTCCAGGAGTAGTTCCAAGCCTTTCTATTCTTGTAAGACTTATGACTAAAGAAAATGAAAAAATATTAATACAAACACCTGTATATTACCCATTTGCAGAAACTATAAAAGATAATAACAGAACTTTAGTTACAAATGAATTAGCAAGAGATGAAAATGGCTACTATACAATGAATTTTACTGACTTGGAAGAAAAACTTTCTGATGAAAAAGTAACTTTATTCATTCTCTGCAGTCCTCATAATCCAGTAGGCAGAGTATGGAAAAAAGAGGAATTAGCTAAAGTAGGGGAGTTATGTCTGAAATATAATGTAAGAATAATAGCAGATGAAATTTGGAGGGATATCACCATGCCAGGAGTAACTCACACTCCTTTGGCATCTATCAGTAAAGAAATAGAAGATATTACAATAACTTGTTTTTCTCCAACTAAAACTTTTAATATAGCAGGGTTACAAGCCTCTTTTGCAACATTTCCTAGAAAAGAGGAATTAGAAAGATTTGATCGTGAATTGGGAATACTTGACATAAAAAGAAATAATCCATTCAGCTTGGTAGCATTTGAAACTGCATATACAAAATGCGATGAATGGGTAAATCAATTAAATGAATTTTTAAACAGCAACATGGACTATACAATAGAATTTATAAAAAATAGAATTCCAGAAGTAAAAATTTGTAAAGCAGAAGGAACATATCTTTTATGGCTTGATTTTTCATCTTTAGGATTTACAAAAGAAGAACTATCTGAATTTATGAAAAGGGAAGCTAAAGTTGCCATGGATGATGGTTACTGGTTTGGTGATAATGGAATTGGATATGAAAGAATGAATATTGCATGTCCTAAATATATGCTGGAAGAAGGATTGACAAGAATAGAGAAAGCAGTAAAATCTTTGAGAAAATAA
- a CDS encoding putative amidohydrolase → METLFYNAKVYLEREKFAEAVLVKEGLISKVGTSEELLKMAEKDCKKIDCHGKTIIPGLNDSHMHLLVLGESLQTVKLTNSKSVDEIIERCRKFIKENPELSKNGVFAIGWNQDLFEGDKRIPNRHDADKISTEIPIILRRVCGHLMVSNTKAIEMLGIDGNSEQFEGGTFEIGEDGYPNGVFTENACRQLRKVIPEFSLEDRARMAVKAMKHAVSFGVTSVQSNDLGAVVLGDKDKYFKMFCKIYEEGKGLLRYHHQITFQSPEELKDYAENGELAKGNYPEDSWVTLGPLKLFKDGSLGARTAMLENDYADDPGNRGEERFDEKYIEELCKAADEHGMQVVTHVIGDAATNSVMKTYEKLIKDGKNPLRHTLIHCQITNKAMLENIAKNNVLVMYQPIFLDYDMHIVESRCGKELASTSYAFNTLDKLGGKISYGTDCPVEGCNPFPNIYCAVTRKDLKGYPEKGFYSEECVDVYTAVDAYTEGSAYAQFMENKKGRIKEGFYADMVILDKDIFTVDSLEIKDIKPLLTMVGGKIVYEKK, encoded by the coding sequence ATGGAAACATTATTTTATAATGCAAAAGTGTATTTGGAAAGAGAAAAATTTGCTGAGGCAGTTTTAGTAAAAGAAGGACTAATATCAAAAGTTGGGACAAGTGAAGAACTTTTAAAAATGGCAGAGAAAGACTGTAAAAAAATAGATTGTCATGGAAAAACAATAATCCCTGGATTGAATGATTCTCATATGCATTTATTGGTATTAGGGGAATCACTTCAAACAGTTAAACTTACAAATAGTAAATCTGTAGATGAAATAATAGAGAGATGCAGAAAGTTTATAAAGGAAAACCCTGAATTGTCAAAAAATGGAGTTTTTGCAATTGGATGGAATCAAGATTTATTTGAAGGTGATAAGAGAATACCTAACAGACATGATGCTGATAAAATATCTACAGAAATTCCAATTATTTTAAGAAGAGTATGCGGACATCTGATGGTTTCAAATACTAAAGCTATAGAAATGCTTGGAATAGACGGAAATTCTGAACAGTTTGAAGGAGGAACATTTGAAATAGGTGAGGATGGATATCCAAATGGGGTATTTACTGAAAATGCCTGTCGTCAGCTGAGAAAAGTTATTCCTGAATTTTCTTTGGAAGATAGGGCAAGAATGGCGGTAAAAGCAATGAAACATGCTGTTTCTTTTGGAGTAACAAGTGTACAGAGTAATGATTTGGGAGCAGTTGTATTAGGAGATAAAGACAAATATTTTAAGATGTTCTGTAAGATTTATGAAGAAGGAAAAGGGCTGCTTCGTTATCATCATCAAATAACTTTTCAGTCACCAGAAGAATTAAAAGATTATGCAGAGAATGGAGAACTTGCAAAAGGAAACTATCCAGAAGATTCATGGGTAACATTAGGGCCATTGAAATTATTTAAAGATGGAAGTCTGGGAGCCAGAACAGCAATGCTGGAAAATGATTATGCTGATGATCCCGGAAATCGTGGGGAAGAAAGATTTGATGAGAAATATATAGAAGAGCTTTGTAAAGCGGCTGATGAACATGGAATGCAGGTAGTTACACATGTAATAGGTGATGCTGCAACAAATAGTGTTATGAAAACATATGAAAAACTTATAAAAGATGGAAAAAATCCTTTACGTCATACATTAATTCATTGCCAGATAACTAATAAAGCAATGCTTGAAAATATAGCTAAAAATAATGTTTTAGTAATGTATCAGCCTATATTTTTAGATTATGACATGCATATTGTAGAATCAAGATGCGGAAAAGAACTTGCTTCTACATCATATGCTTTTAATACTCTAGATAAATTAGGAGGAAAAATTTCCTATGGAACAGACTGTCCAGTGGAAGGATGTAATCCTTTCCCAAATATATATTGTGCAGTAACTCGTAAAGATCTGAAAGGTTATCCAGAAAAAGGATTCTATTCAGAAGAATGTGTAGATGTATATACAGCAGTTGATGCTTATACAGAAGGAAGTGCTTATGCACAATTTATGGAAAATAAAAAAGGAAGAATAAAAGAGGGATTTTATGCAGATATGGTTATATTAGATAAAGATATATTTACTGTAGATTCTCTTGAAATAAAAGACATAAAACCGCTATTAACTATGGTTGGCGGAAAAATAGTATATGAAAAGAAATAA